TTGACGGCAAAACGTTCGGAATAGGGGTTGAAGCTGCCCGAGGTGTACCAGCGACGGCGCCGGAATAGCTTGAGGAAGCTGCCATCGACCAGGCGCAGGACTTTGGGGCCCAGGCCGTCTTCTTCGATCACCTGGGCGCCGGCAGTCAGCGCTTGCAGGGCTGGCGGGGTCAGCGTCTTGACTGGCATCGCCAACAGGCGCCGGGCTCGCTGGTTGATGCTCAGTGCGGCAATCAGTGCCAGTGGAATCCACAGCAGAAACCAGTGTTCCTTGGGTCGGGAAATAATTCCGCCGCCTTCGGTCAGACCTGCCCCGATGCCGAACACCAGCCAGGTCGAGGCTGTGATGAACAGCGGTTGCAGGCGATTCCGCCAGCTGTTCAGCAAGCCCCAGGCCTGGAAGAACAGCCATGGCAGCAAGCCGAAAATGCCGACGTAATAAAGTACACCCAAGGCGAAGCTGTGAGGCTCTTGCAAGGTGTAACCAATGCCGGGATCGAGGGTCAGGCTGGCGTTATAGCCATGACCGATCCATGGGTGATCGGCAATTTTGTGCAGGGCCAACTGCCAGATTTCGAATCGATAGGAATCGCCGCGCTCGATGATCATTTTTGAAAACATCACGGCAACCGCCGCGCTGCTAATAACCAAGGTCCCCAGCAATACGAAAGAACGACGGTTCCAGCAAATGAAGCTCAGCCAAAAGGCCGCCAGTGTCAACGCAACCAGCGGCGTTCTGGACCCGGTGGCGATCACCGCGGCGAACATGATCACCATCGCCGGAATGCTCAACCAGAGCACCTGGCGACGCTTGCTGGTCATACTCAGGCTCAGCCAATAGGTGCAAAAGAAACCGAATACGTGGGAGCTGAGCAGCGGATTATCGAATGCGCCGCCTCCGATCAAACGCATGCCTGGCTCGTAGAGACGGGCAAACATGAACAAGTTGTAGACCGAAGCAAGCAGCCCGACTATTGCGGCGCTGAATAGCAGGGGCTGAACGATGTCGCCGCGGTAGCGCACCAGCAGGTAGCAGCCGACGACCAGCATCAGGGTATGCAAGGAGGGCTTGAACTGACGCATGACGCTATGCTCCATCGGCGGCCCCCAGCTCAGGCTGAGCAAGGCCCAGGCGGCGAACAGCAGCATCGCGATGAAGATCGGTTCACGCAGCATTTCTTTGAAGTCACGGGAGCGCAGGCACAGGGCGATCAGCGCTGGAATGCTGAACAAGCCATAAAAAAGCTTGTGATGCAGACTGCGGCCCGGCAGAAAGAACATCGCACACAGAAGCAGGAAATAGCCGAGTGGAAGAATCCAGAGGCAAATGAAATCGAAGACTCGATTGGACGTGCTGTTGAAACCACTGAGTTGCATGCTGAGAGATTCAATCCTGAAGTTGATCGGCCATTTCTGGGCGATGGCTATTTGATGCTGAATGCAGCGCTTAACAATAACAGCCTTTATGCGATTGCCAGAACCCTGAAGAAGCTGTGCTAAAGTCGGCGTCCTTTTTATCGACATTCGCGTGATATGACCGACTCCAGTCTCGCCGCAAGCCCATCGAGCTTGAAAATCTACTTCCGCCTGCTCGGCTATGTCCGGCCGTACATCAGTCTGTTCCTGATCAGCATTGTCGGTTTTCTGATTTTCGCTTCGACCCAGCCAATGCTCGGCTACATCCTCAAGTACTTCGTCGACGGCCTGTCCAACCCCGAAGCGGTACTATTTCCAAGCGTGCCCTACTTGCGTGATCTGCAACTGCTGCAGGCGGTGCCCTTGCTGATCATCCTGATCGCCGCATGGCAGGGTCTGGGATCTTATCTGGGCAACTACTTCCTGGCCAAGGTTTCCCTCGGATTGGTTCACGATTTGCGTGTGCAGTTGTTCAATAACCTGCTGGTTTTGCCCAACCGCTACTTCGACAAGCATAACTCGGGTCATCTGATTTCACGCATCACCTTCAATGTGACCATGGTCACGGGGGCGGCAACAGATGCGATCAAGGTCGTAATCCGTGAAGGCATGACGGTGATTTTCCTGTTCGCCTCGCTGCTGTTCATGAATTGGCGCCTGACGCTGGTCATGGTTGCGATCCTGCCGTTAATCGCCCTGATGGTACGCACCGCCAGCAAAAAATTCCGCAAGCAGAGCAAGAAAATCCAGGCCGCCATGGGGGACGTGACCCACGTGGCTTCGGAAACCATTCAAGGCTATCGCGTGGTGCGCAGCTTCGGCGGCGAAGTCTACGAGCAGAAGCGCTTCCTTAACGCCAGCCAGGGCAATACCGACAAACAACTGCGCATGACCCGTACCGGCGCCATCTATACGCCGCTGCTGCAACTGGTGATCTACAGCGCCATGGCGGTGCTGATGTTTCTGGTGCTATTTCTGCGCGGTGATGCGTCTGCCGGTGACATGGTGGCCTATATCACTCTGGCGGGCCTGCTGCCCAAACCGATCCGTCAGTTGTCGGAAGTCAGTTCGACCATCCAGAAAGGTGTGGCGGGTGCCGAGAGCATCTTCGAACAGCTGGATGTCGAGCCCGAACTCGATACCGGCACCGTCGAGCGCGATGCTGTCAGCGGTCGGCTGGATGTGCGTCACTTGAGTTTCACCTATCCGGGCACCGAGCGTCAGGTACTCGATGACATCAGTTTCTCGGTAGAGCCGGGGCAAATGGTGGCATTGGTGGGGCGTTCGGGCAGTGGCAAGTCAACCCTGGCCAACCTGATTCCGCGCTTCTATCACCACGACAAGGGCGAAATCCTGATCGATGGCGTTGAAGTGGAGCAGTACAGACTGCTGAACCTGCGCAAGCACATTGCCCAGGTGACCCAGCATGTGACGTTGTTCAGCGACACGGTAGCCAACAACATTGCGTATGGCGATCTGGCTGGGGCACCCCGCGAAAACATCGAGAAAGCAGCAAGAGACGCCTACGCGATGGACTTCATTGCGCAGTTGCCCGAAGGCCTGGACACTCAGGTCGGCGAAAACGGCGTGTTGCTGTCCGGCGGTCAGCGCCAGCGTCTGGCGATTGCCCGGGCCCTGCTGAAGAACGCGCCGTTGCTGATCCTCGACGAAGCCACTTCGGCCCTCGATACCGAGTCCGAGCGGCATATTCAGGCCGCGCTGGATCAAGTCATGAAAGGCCGGACCACCCTGGTGATTGCTCACCGACTGTCGACGATCGAGAAGGCTGACCTGATTCTGGTCATGGATCAGGGCCACATTGTCGAACGTGGCACCCATGCCGAGCTTCTGGCGCAGAACGGCTACTACGCCCGCCTGAATGCCATGGGCCTTGATGCCCCGGCCGAA
The window above is part of the Pseudomonas sp. B21-048 genome. Proteins encoded here:
- a CDS encoding bifunctional O-antigen ligase/aminoglycoside phosphotransferase family protein; the protein is MFSIPALIALCLRSRDFKEMLREPIFIAMLLFAAWALLSLSWGPPMEHSVMRQFKPSLHTLMLVVGCYLLVRYRGDIVQPLLFSAAIVGLLASVYNLFMFARLYEPGMRLIGGGAFDNPLLSSHVFGFFCTYWLSLSMTSKRRQVLWLSIPAMVIMFAAVIATGSRTPLVALTLAAFWLSFICWNRRSFVLLGTLVISSAAVAVMFSKMIIERGDSYRFEIWQLALHKIADHPWIGHGYNASLTLDPGIGYTLQEPHSFALGVLYYVGIFGLLPWLFFQAWGLLNSWRNRLQPLFITASTWLVFGIGAGLTEGGGIISRPKEHWFLLWIPLALIAALSINQRARRLLAMPVKTLTPPALQALTAGAQVIEEDGLGPKVLRLVDGSFLKLFRRRRWYTSGSFNPYSERFAVNSEQLCNRGIPTPRILDLYRLNDGSSAVHYSPLPGSTLRQVLQGITAPAVRQALVERFGKFMAQLHEQGVYFRSLHLGNVLVLNDGEFGLIDLADMRIYPSSLSLSLRQRNLRHMQRYTEDRRWLFEDHFDALLQGYAVTASKAAVDNLYRQVLAGSHPVRAH
- the msbA gene encoding lipid A export permease/ATP-binding protein MsbA, whose product is MTDSSLAASPSSLKIYFRLLGYVRPYISLFLISIVGFLIFASTQPMLGYILKYFVDGLSNPEAVLFPSVPYLRDLQLLQAVPLLIILIAAWQGLGSYLGNYFLAKVSLGLVHDLRVQLFNNLLVLPNRYFDKHNSGHLISRITFNVTMVTGAATDAIKVVIREGMTVIFLFASLLFMNWRLTLVMVAILPLIALMVRTASKKFRKQSKKIQAAMGDVTHVASETIQGYRVVRSFGGEVYEQKRFLNASQGNTDKQLRMTRTGAIYTPLLQLVIYSAMAVLMFLVLFLRGDASAGDMVAYITLAGLLPKPIRQLSEVSSTIQKGVAGAESIFEQLDVEPELDTGTVERDAVSGRLDVRHLSFTYPGTERQVLDDISFSVEPGQMVALVGRSGSGKSTLANLIPRFYHHDKGEILIDGVEVEQYRLLNLRKHIAQVTQHVTLFSDTVANNIAYGDLAGAPRENIEKAARDAYAMDFIAQLPEGLDTQVGENGVLLSGGQRQRLAIARALLKNAPLLILDEATSALDTESERHIQAALDQVMKGRTTLVIAHRLSTIEKADLILVMDQGHIVERGTHAELLAQNGYYARLNAMGLDAPAEDIA